In Candidatus Manganitrophus noduliformans, the genomic stretch ACCACAACGCCATCGGCGCCTATAACACGGCGATCGACGGCCTCGACAAACACCCCACCCTCCGGGACAGCTTCATCACGTTCCGGGGCGACCACGAACGCCATGTCCGGGAGCTCTCTCCCTTTGTTCGGCAGTACGGGGGAGACCCCGAGAAAAAGCCGGGCGGCATGGGGGTTCTCCAAAAAGGCTGGACGGCCGTCTCCAAACTCGGCGGGGCCGACGCGATCCTCTCGGCCATGGTCTCCAATGAGGAGTCGGCGGTCTCCGCCTATGAAGCGGGGGCAACCAAGAACTTTCCGCCCGACATTCTTCAATATGTCCAACGCGGGCTTCAAGACGAGCGCAAGCACCTGGCTTATTGCAAGTCGGAATACGAGCGGCTGAAAAAAGCCGCGTAGATTTCGGATGTAGGGGCGTATTGCAATACGCCCCTACAATTTCAGCCGCGGATCGAGCGCGTCGCGCAGGCCTTCCCCCAGGAGATTGTAGCCGAGGACCGTGACGAAGATGGCGAGGCCGGGAAAGACCGAGAGCCACCAGGCGATCTCGATGTTGTCCTTGCCCGCCGTCAGGATGCTCCCCCAGCTTGCCTTCGGCGGCTGAACGCCGATGCCGAGAAAGCTGAGCGCCGACTCGGTGAGAATCGCTCCCGCGATCCCCAGCACGGCGGCGACATAAACCGGCGAGAGGGCGTTGGGGAGAATGTGGCGGACGATCAATCTGAAATCGCGCGCCCCCTGCGCCCGCGCCGCCGTCACGTAATCCATCTCCTTGATCCCGAGAAACTGCCCCCGGACCAGACGCGCCACCCCCATCCATCCGGTCAGACCGATCACGATCATGATGTTCCAGATCGACGGCTCCAGAATGGCGATCACCGCCAGGATCAGAAAAAAGGTCGGGATGGAGAGCATGATGTCGACCAGCCGCATCAGAATCGCATCGATCTTTCCCGCGTAAAAACCGGCCAGCGCGCCGACTCCAATGCCGATCAGAATCGCGATCCCCACCGCCACGAACCCGACCCAAAGGGAGATCCGCGCCCCCCAGATGACCCGGCTGAGAACATCCCGTCCGAGCGGATCGGTTCCGAACGGATGTTCGAAACTCGGCGGCTGGAGGATCTTTTCAATGTTGATTTCGTAGGGATCATGCGGCGCCAAGAGCGGCGCCGAGACGGCCACGAGAAAGATCGTCAGGACGATCAGGCTCCCCGCCAGCGCCACCCGATTCCGCTTGAACCGCCGCCAGAAAAGAGGGGGGCCGGGGGTCGGGGGCCGGGGGTCGGCGGAAGAGGCCGCTGGTTGCATCTCGGTTTGTTTCATTGAGTCCCTTTTATTTTGGTTTTCTCCGGCACCCGACACCCGGCCCCGGTCCCTTCCTCACGAAACGCGTATCCTCGGATTGACCCAGGCGTACGAAAGATCGGCGAGAAGATTGCCGATCAACGTCAGCACCGCGGCGAAGACCGTCAGCCCCATGATCACCGGGTAATCACGGGCCAACACCGACTGAAAGGAGAGCTGCCCGATCCCCGGAATGGCGAAAATCGTCTCGATAATCACGCTCCCGCCGATCAATGTCGGCAGCTCCAGCCCCATCAGGGTGACCACCGGGATCAACGCGTTCCGAAGCGCGTGTTTGTAAATCACCTGCCGCTCGGAGAGCCCTTTCGCCCGGGCCGTCTGGATATAGTCCTGACGGATCACCTCCAGCATCTCCGATCGAAGATACCGCGAATACCCGGCCAGACCGATGAGGGAGGCGGTGAGGACCGGCAAGATCAGGTGGCGCGCCCAGTCGATCAACCGCTCGAGCGGGGAGAGCTGCGCCGTCGTCAGCGATTGATATCCGGAGAGGGGAAGCCATCCGAGATAAACGCCGAAGAGAAGCATCAGCAGCAGGGCCAGCCAAAAGCTGGGGAGGGAAAACCCGATATAAACAAAGAGGGTGGTCGCCTTGTCCATCCAGGAGTATTGGCGCGTCGCCGAGAGGATGCCGATCGGAAAGGCGACCAGAACAATCACCGCCAGGGTCAGCAGGTTGATCGCCACCGTGATCGGCAGCCGATCCAGGATCTTTTGAGAGACCGGCGCGCCATCGACAAAGGAGCGGCCGAGATCCAACGTGACGAAGCGCCGCAGCCAATCGAGGTATTGGATGTGAAGCGGCCGGTCCAGTCCGTAAAGCCTTCTTAAGTTTTCCTTGGCTTGCGCCGATACTTTAGGATTAAGGGCGGTTTGAAGATCGGTCGGGTCTCCCGGGGCCAGATGCATGATGCCGAAGGTCAGAAGGGTGATTCCGAAGAGCGTAATGAGAAGCTGCCAAAACCGTTGGAAGAGAAAATGGGCCATATTTTAGGTATGCTATCAAAAACAATCTTTAGAAATCAAATGCAGGGTTCTTTTGACCTAATAACTCTCAAAAACCGCCAATTCATTCCAAAACCGGCATTGAATATCCGTTCATATGTGATATAAACTTTTATTCAACGGAGGGGGTCTTTCCGGAAAATAGGACAAATGTCAAAAACCTCAACCTATAGACGAGACGACATCGGCCGACCCCAATTAGTGGTGACTTTTTATACTTGACAAAAAAAAATATTGCTATATATTTACACAAATTTCTTTGACCTTTTTGATGATTCCAGGAGAAAAGGAGGTGAGACTACTCACAAACAAACAAAACGGGGTGGCTTCACCCCACCCATAACGAAAGGGGGCAAATAGAGTGCACGCTTTAGGGACGCACTTGCTGGTGGAGTTGAAAGATTGCAACTCCAAGATTTTGAATGACGTGAAGAAGATCGAAGACATTCTGGTTACTGCTGCGAAGGAAGCGAAAGCCACCATCATTGAAAGTCGGTTCCACAAATTTAGCCCCTTTGGAATCAGCGGAGTGGTCGTGATTGCGGAATCCCACCTGACCATCCACACATGGCCCGAGTACGGCTATGCGGCCGTTGATATTTTTACCTGCGGCGAAACGCTCCAACCCTCCGTCGCCGCCTCTTACATTGTCGCCAAACTACAGTCGAAGAACCCCTCTCTGGTCGAAATGAAGAGAGGCCTGCTTTCCTTGGGAGACCAGAAATTGCCTCACAAGCCGGTTAAAGGAGAGCCCGTTCATTATGACCGAGCCAAAGAGCTACAAATGGTTCCTTGATTACCTCTCCCCGTTTGAAGGGCACATGCATGGGATCGACACGGTCGTCTTTTCCAAGCAGACCCAATTTCAGCAGGTAGAGATCCTGGACACCAAAAGCTACGGACGTTGTCTGGTCCTCGACGGCAAGATGCAGTCGAGCGAGGTAGACGAGTTCATCTATCACGAAGCGCTGGTCCATCCCGCGATGTTTACCCATCCGGAGCCGAAGAAAGTCTTCATCGTCGGAGGAGGCGAGGGGGCGACCCTTCGCGAGATCCTCCGGCATCGGTCGGTCGAACGGGTCTTGATGGTCGATATCGATCAAGAGGTAGTGGAGAGTTGCAAGCGCCACCTTCCCCAGTGGCACCAGGGGTCGTTTGACGATCCCCGCGCGGAGGTCCGCTATCTCGACGCGCGAAAATATCTGGAGGAGACCACCGACACCTACGATATCATCATCATCGACATCTCCGAGCCGGTCGAAGAGGGCCCCGCGTATCTCCTCTACACAAAAGAGTTCTACAGCCTGGTGATGGAGCGTCTGACGAGCGGCGGAATCATCTCTCTTCAGGCCGGCACCACCGCCGCCACCAGCCTGCTGAACTTTTCGGCCGTCTACCAGACCCTCCGGACCGTCTTCCCCGTCGTCTCTCCCTATCAAGCGCCGATCCCTTCTTTCGGTCTTCCCTGGGGCTTCGCTCTGGCCTCGAAACGGTTCGATCCGAGGGCGTTGGACGAAAAAGAGATCGACCGTCGCATCTCCCAGCGGCTGGAGCGGGAGCTGAAATATTACGACGGGGAGACCCATGTCGGCCAGTTCTTCCTCCCGAAGCAAGTCCGGATTCAGATGGAGAAACAAGAGCGGATCATCGAAGACAACTATCCGTTGTTTACATACCATTGAGCGAAAAATTCTTAAGAGAGATCCAATCGATCCGCCGGGCCGGAGGGCCTTCGCGCAGGACCCGCCTTTTTGGAGGCGCCTCCGCCTTGAAAGGGAAACGTTTATCGAGCGCCCGGAAGAAGCCGGTCCGCGCCTTTTTGATCATGGGAGAGAGGGGAGAATCGGACGAGCCCTCTTAGCCGGCCTCTCCGACAGATGTAATGAAAATCGATCAGGAACAGTTTAAAACCCCTCTTTTCGACGCGATGGTCTCCCTGGCCGAGAGCCGGAAGGTCTCTTTTCACACTCCCGGCCACAAGAGCGGCAAGGGGATTTCGACCCGCTTCCGGAAGTTCGTCGGACCGAAGATCTTCTCCATCGACCTGACCACCCTCGACGAAGTCGACTCCCTCCAAAAGCCCAAAGGGGTCATCAAAGAAGCGCAGGAGCTCGCCGCCAAGGCCTACGGCGCCGACCGGTCGTTCTTTCTGGTCAATGGCACCACCGGCGGCAATCATGCGATGATCCTCGCCGCCTGCGGCCCCCGGGACAAGGTCCTGGTCGCCCGCAACGCCCATAAGTCGGTATTGGCCGGCCTGATCTTCTCTGGCGCCGAGCCGATTTTCTTTTCTCCGGCGGTCGACGACAATCTGAAACTGACCCTCAACGTCACCTACGAAGCGACGATCCGCGCGATCGACGCGCATCCCGAGGCGAAGGCCCTCTTCCTCACCAGCCCGAATTATTACGGCATCTGCGCCGATCTGGAGCGGATTATCCCGTATGCCCATTCAAAGGGGTTGGTGGTGATGGTCGACGAGGCGCACGGGCCGCATCTGAAATTCCATCCCCAGCTTCCAATGTCCGGGGTCGAAGCGGGGGCCGATCTGGTCGTCCAGAGCACGCATAAGATCATCGGCGGGATGACGCAAGCATCGATGCTCCATGCGCAGGGGCCGCGGGTCGACATGACGACCCTTGCCACGGTCCTCCGCTTCGTTCAGAGCACCAGCCCTTCGTATATCTTGATGGCCTCGTTGGATCTGGCGCGGATGCAGATGGCGACGGAAGGGGAGAAGCTGCTCGACAAGGCGATCAAGCTTGCCGCCGAAGCGCGCAGCAAGATCAACCGGATTCCGGGTGTCTCCTGCTTCGACAAAGCGATGGTGAAAAACCCCCTCTTCTCGCCGATGGGCGATTTCGACATCACCAAGCTGACGATCACCGTCCGGGATCTCGGCCTCTCCGGCTATCAGGCGTCGCAGATTCTCAACAACAAGTATCACATTCAGGTCGAGATGGCCGATCCGTTCAATGTGCTGGTGATCGTCAGCATCGGCGACCGGCGGGACGATCTCAACCGCCTGGTCGACGCGCTCCGCGACATGTCGAAGGAGTATCACGGCAAGCCGAGCCAATCGAGTTTCATTGCCGAAGTCAGCCTTCCGCCGTTCGGCAAAGCGGGCCAGATGACGCCGCGCGAGGCCTTCTTCCGCGATTACCGCTACGCCCCCCTCGACGAGAGCGGCGGCCTGATCAGCTCCGAGATCATCACCGTCTACCCCCCAGGCATCCCCCTCCTCGTCCCCGGCGAGATCGTGACCCAAGAGGTCATCGACTACATCCGCAAAATGGACCGCCTCGGCGCCACCGTCGATGGGCTGAATGCTTCGAACAGCACCATTGCGGTGGTGAAGCAGTAGAATTCCTACGGATTCCCCAATGGAGTCCAGACGAGGCCATCACTATTCACATCTGCATTGGCTCCCATCGTTCCGCTCACGGCAACAGGTTGCTCATTGCTTGCAGGGAAGAGACCATACAGTTCAAATATCTCGTCCGTCGTCTTATCTGCAACCATAGCGAGTCGGTTTCCATCCGGCGACCATGCTAGCGCTATGACACCGCCATTAGCGACCATTGTGCCGCTAACTCCCTGGTCAAGAAATTGTGTTGTACCGGTAAATAATCTGAAAGTAGTACCAAAACCAGTAATGGCAGCAAGGCGTTCGCTGTTAGGTGACCAAGCGAATTGAGGAATAGAAGTACTGCCGGGTGAAACCCTGTGGGCATCCGTGCCGCCAGTCGCGGGTGAAACGTACAACTCGACAACACCGTCTGTGGTTTTGTCTGCCGAGAATGCGATGTATTGGCTGTTCGGAGACCAGGCAAACAAATTGACATCAGCAAACGCGCTAAAATTAGCGCTCAATGGAATTGGTTCTCCGCCTCCCGCAGCAGAATTGACGAATAACTCGAATACATCGTCGGTTAGACGATCGCTTAAGATTGCTAGACGGGTCGAGTCCGGCGACCAATCGAAGTCATTGATGCTCGCCGTCGGAGTTTGCGTTCCGCTCACAATCGTCGGAACTTCATTCTCGTTCGCAGAAGCCACAAATAGTTCCTCCACATTATCAGTGAGTATATCTCCACTGAATGCGAGCCGTGTTCCATCCGGCGCCCAAAGGAATTGAGAGACGTTGCCGCCGGTCACAATCGTTCCGCTGACCAGGACCGGTTCCGCACTGCCGTCCGCTGGTGCCACGAAGAGTTCATTCACACCGTTGGCCCGTTTGTCAGCTACGAAGGCGATCTGGGTACCATCTGACGACCAGTCAAAGGCCTGGGGGATATTGACCTCCACTGACCCGCCAGCGACGAGAGTTCCACTCACCTTTACAGGTACGCCGCTGCCATCTGCCAAGGCGACATACACCTCGACAACATCATCGGTATGCTTGTCCGCGATAAAGGCGATTCGGCTACCGTCCGGCGACCATATCATTGGTACAGACGAAAAGTTGGTTGCTACTTGACCGTTTGCAACCAGTGAGCCACTTACCTTAACTGCCGCGCTGCTTCCGTCAGTCGGTACAACATATAACTCGAAGATATTATCCATATCCTTATCTGCGGTGAAAGCAACCCTGCGACCATCCGGTGATGGGAACGACTCGTCCACATTCGAGGCGGCACCAAGGTTGCTGAGATTGATCGGCTCCGCACCGGAGCCGGGAGTAGCGCTATATAGATCCGTGACGTTATCAGTAGTTTTGTCGGCACGGAACAGGAGTCTGGCAGTCGTATCGATGATGTACTCACTAGAGAGTAGGCCTTCGACACCGGTGAAGCTAACAGCCGAAATACGAAAGTGTCGCTTTCCGCTGTTGGAGGCGAGTCTAATTGGAGCAGTTCGCGCAGCGCCAGGAACTGTGG encodes the following:
- a CDS encoding PD40 domain-containing protein: MSSRKQVLWLRLQCIIATLSLGMLVMAISGCSGRDGSQGAIGLQGLPGEEGTTGEQGLPGEQGPPGPIDTTVPSTPTNLRVFSNPSGPPTFDLRWSLPESPVAIQFFVIYESDQTISASSEELVVATVPGAARTAPIRLASNSGKRHFRISAVSFTGVEGLLSSEYIIDTTARLLFRADKTTDNVTDLYSATPGSGAEPINLSNLGAASNVDESFPSPDGRRVAFTADKDMDNIFELYVVPTDGSSAAVKVSGSLVANGQVATNFSSVPMIWSPDGSRIAFIADKHTDDVVEVYVALADGSGVPVKVSGTLVAGGSVEVNIPQAFDWSSDGTQIAFVADKRANGVNELFVAPADGSAEPVLVSGTIVTGGNVSQFLWAPDGTRLAFSGDILTDNVEELFVASANENEVPTIVSGTQTPTASINDFDWSPDSTRLAILSDRLTDDVFELFVNSAAGGGEPIPLSANFSAFADVNLFAWSPNSQYIAFSADKTTDGVVELYVSPATGGTDAHRVSPGSTSIPQFAWSPNSERLAAITGFGTTFRLFTGTTQFLDQGVSGTMVANGGVIALAWSPDGNRLAMVADKTTDEIFELYGLFPASNEQPVAVSGTMGANADVNSDGLVWTPLGNP
- a CDS encoding aminotransferase class I/II-fold pyridoxal phosphate-dependent enzyme, which codes for MKIDQEQFKTPLFDAMVSLAESRKVSFHTPGHKSGKGISTRFRKFVGPKIFSIDLTTLDEVDSLQKPKGVIKEAQELAAKAYGADRSFFLVNGTTGGNHAMILAACGPRDKVLVARNAHKSVLAGLIFSGAEPIFFSPAVDDNLKLTLNVTYEATIRAIDAHPEAKALFLTSPNYYGICADLERIIPYAHSKGLVVMVDEAHGPHLKFHPQLPMSGVEAGADLVVQSTHKIIGGMTQASMLHAQGPRVDMTTLATVLRFVQSTSPSYILMASLDLARMQMATEGEKLLDKAIKLAAEARSKINRIPGVSCFDKAMVKNPLFSPMGDFDITKLTITVRDLGLSGYQASQILNNKYHIQVEMADPFNVLVIVSIGDRRDDLNRLVDALRDMSKEYHGKPSQSSFIAEVSLPPFGKAGQMTPREAFFRDYRYAPLDESGGLISSEIITVYPPGIPLLVPGEIVTQEVIDYIRKMDRLGATVDGLNASNSTIAVVKQ
- a CDS encoding PA2169 family four-helix-bundle protein, with the translated sequence MEYKGAIMRDDEIVEALNDLIETDHNAIGAYNTAIDGLDKHPTLRDSFITFRGDHERHVRELSPFVRQYGGDPEKKPGGMGVLQKGWTAVSKLGGADAILSAMVSNEESAVSAYEAGATKNFPPDILQYVQRGLQDERKHLAYCKSEYERLKKAA
- the speD gene encoding adenosylmethionine decarboxylase: MHALGTHLLVELKDCNSKILNDVKKIEDILVTAAKEAKATIIESRFHKFSPFGISGVVVIAESHLTIHTWPEYGYAAVDIFTCGETLQPSVAASYIVAKLQSKNPSLVEMKRGLLSLGDQKLPHKPVKGEPVHYDRAKELQMVP
- a CDS encoding ABC transporter permease, whose translation is MQPAASSADPRPPTPGPPLFWRRFKRNRVALAGSLIVLTIFLVAVSAPLLAPHDPYEINIEKILQPPSFEHPFGTDPLGRDVLSRVIWGARISLWVGFVAVGIAILIGIGVGALAGFYAGKIDAILMRLVDIMLSIPTFFLILAVIAILEPSIWNIMIVIGLTGWMGVARLVRGQFLGIKEMDYVTAARAQGARDFRLIVRHILPNALSPVYVAAVLGIAGAILTESALSFLGIGVQPPKASWGSILTAGKDNIEIAWWLSVFPGLAIFVTVLGYNLLGEGLRDALDPRLKL
- the speE gene encoding polyamine aminopropyltransferase, with translation MTEPKSYKWFLDYLSPFEGHMHGIDTVVFSKQTQFQQVEILDTKSYGRCLVLDGKMQSSEVDEFIYHEALVHPAMFTHPEPKKVFIVGGGEGATLREILRHRSVERVLMVDIDQEVVESCKRHLPQWHQGSFDDPRAEVRYLDARKYLEETTDTYDIIIIDISEPVEEGPAYLLYTKEFYSLVMERLTSGGIISLQAGTTAATSLLNFSAVYQTLRTVFPVVSPYQAPIPSFGLPWGFALASKRFDPRALDEKEIDRRISQRLERELKYYDGETHVGQFFLPKQVRIQMEKQERIIEDNYPLFTYH
- a CDS encoding ABC transporter permease — encoded protein: MAHFLFQRFWQLLITLFGITLLTFGIMHLAPGDPTDLQTALNPKVSAQAKENLRRLYGLDRPLHIQYLDWLRRFVTLDLGRSFVDGAPVSQKILDRLPITVAINLLTLAVIVLVAFPIGILSATRQYSWMDKATTLFVYIGFSLPSFWLALLLMLLFGVYLGWLPLSGYQSLTTAQLSPLERLIDWARHLILPVLTASLIGLAGYSRYLRSEMLEVIRQDYIQTARAKGLSERQVIYKHALRNALIPVVTLMGLELPTLIGGSVIIETIFAIPGIGQLSFQSVLARDYPVIMGLTVFAAVLTLIGNLLADLSYAWVNPRIRVS